The Desulfovulcanus ferrireducens genome includes a window with the following:
- a CDS encoding ammonium transporter → MNSADTAFIMVSAALVLLMTPGLALFYGGMVRKKNVLGTIMQSFIMIALISFEWVYLGYTMSFGPDVGGLIGNLSWFGLNGVGLEPNPDYAPTIPQLVFMIYQCMFAVITPALITGAFAERMRFGPFLVFSLLWAILVYNPVCHWIWGAGGWLKAKGVLDFAGGLVVHLTCGAAALAAAIILGPRKGYGRESFFPHNLPMTLLGTGLLWFGWFGFNGGSALAADGIAGTAFVATHLGGMAGMAMWILIEWIHAGKPTTLGAASGAIAGLATITPAAGFVGPNSAIVIGLLAGVCCYMGVMAKKYFGYDDSLDVVGIHGLGGLVGTLCVGIFASRAVNPGGADGLLSGNVSLLGTQFLGVVVVGVYALVVSWILLKVIDAVFGLRVSSEDEVMGIDISEHSETAYN, encoded by the coding sequence ATGAATAGTGCTGATACCGCTTTTATCATGGTCTCTGCTGCGCTGGTATTACTCATGACTCCAGGCCTGGCTCTCTTTTACGGGGGCATGGTGCGGAAAAAGAATGTTTTGGGTACTATTATGCAGAGTTTCATTATGATAGCCCTGATCAGTTTTGAATGGGTTTATCTTGGCTACACAATGTCTTTTGGTCCAGATGTTGGTGGTCTGATAGGAAACTTGTCCTGGTTTGGCTTGAACGGGGTAGGGCTCGAACCTAATCCTGATTACGCGCCTACGATTCCTCAACTAGTTTTTATGATTTACCAATGCATGTTTGCTGTAATCACGCCGGCCCTTATTACTGGCGCTTTTGCTGAAAGGATGCGCTTTGGTCCGTTTCTTGTTTTTAGTTTGCTGTGGGCAATACTTGTTTATAATCCTGTATGTCATTGGATTTGGGGGGCTGGCGGTTGGCTAAAAGCAAAAGGAGTTCTTGACTTTGCAGGAGGATTGGTAGTGCATTTGACATGTGGTGCAGCAGCGCTGGCTGCAGCCATTATTCTTGGCCCACGCAAAGGGTATGGTCGGGAAAGTTTTTTCCCGCACAACTTGCCTATGACCTTGTTGGGAACAGGGCTTCTCTGGTTTGGTTGGTTTGGCTTTAATGGTGGTAGTGCTCTGGCTGCAGATGGTATCGCTGGTACTGCTTTTGTGGCTACTCATCTAGGAGGTATGGCTGGTATGGCCATGTGGATTTTGATCGAATGGATACATGCTGGCAAACCAACTACACTAGGTGCTGCCTCCGGAGCTATTGCTGGCCTGGCAACAATTACCCCTGCTGCTGGTTTTGTTGGCCCCAACTCAGCCATAGTCATAGGCTTGCTGGCTGGTGTGTGTTGTTATATGGGAGTTATGGCTAAAAAATATTTTGGTTATGACGACAGTTTGGATGTAGTAGGAATTCATGGGCTTGGCGGACTGGTTGGGACTTTATGTGTAGGTATATTTGCTTCTAGGGCAGTTAATCCCGGGGGAGCAGACGGACTTTTGAGCGGTAATGTTTCGCTACTAGGAACTCAATTTTTGGGTGTAGTAGTTGTGGGTGTGTATGCTCTTGTTGTAAGCTGGATTTTATTGAAAGTTATTGATGCAGTCTTTGGCCTGCGCGTCTCTTCAGAAGATGAAGTAATGGGTATTGACATTAGCGAACATAGTGAAACTGCATATAATTAA
- a CDS encoding P-II family nitrogen regulator — MKKIEIITRPYKLDEIKASLTELGIKGMTVTEVKGFGRQKGHREVYRGAEYQVDFLPKVKIEVVVDDSLVAEVVRTTQDAARTGKVGDGKIFILPVDEVIRIRTGEQGSAAI; from the coding sequence ATGAAAAAAATAGAGATTATCACACGTCCTTATAAACTTGACGAAATCAAGGCCAGTCTTACTGAACTGGGGATTAAGGGTATGACCGTCACTGAAGTAAAGGGGTTTGGCCGGCAAAAAGGACATCGGGAAGTCTATCGCGGTGCTGAGTATCAAGTGGATTTCTTGCCTAAAGTTAAAATTGAAGTGGTGGTCGACGACAGTTTAGTAGCTGAGGTTGTCCGGACGACTCAGGATGCAGCCCGCACCGGCAAGGTAGGGGATGGTAAAATATTTATCCTGCCGGTAGATGAGGTAATCCGTATCCGTACTGGAGAGCAAGGGAGCGCGGCTATTTAA